The proteins below come from a single Limosilactobacillus reuteri genomic window:
- the cls gene encoding cardiolipin synthase: MDIVWTWDVIRRIIEVLWLINIAFAVWTVFRSRRDIASTWAWLLVLTILPVVGFILYLFVGRQLSHDEIFSIQDEQKQLRTKYLEKQRKLSEEHELMPKGSRLSRDRQLVNLFLSLNDSVVTFNNKVHVFIDGKKKFDKLIDDINHATDHVYIEYYSFYADNLGKRVLAALEDAAARGVKVRVLYDLSGSHGTTFKFFKHLEELGGEAQAFIAAAKAYFQTPRLNYHLHRKLAIIDGKIGYIGGFNIGDQYLGEDPKFGYWRDTHLRVVGQATMMMTVRFAMDWNTTCRKTHKKKIDLEKEFKNFELVAPDSDPDEVPMQIVSSGPDNENYSIRRGYESIISSARKYVYIQSPYLIPEDSVLEALVIAARSGIDVRIMIPCMPDHPFVYRATEYYAKYLVNNGVKVYKYDNGFIHSKTMVSGSNIASVGSANMDYRSFRLNFEVNAFAYNEKLTAQLKQDFENDMKKSTLLTPEYFANQSKWRKFKQYFSRLLSPIL, from the coding sequence ATGGATATTGTTTGGACATGGGATGTTATTCGCCGCATTATTGAAGTCCTATGGTTGATTAACATTGCTTTTGCAGTATGGACTGTTTTTCGTAGTCGTCGGGATATTGCATCAACTTGGGCATGGCTATTAGTCTTAACTATTTTGCCAGTAGTTGGATTTATCCTATATCTTTTTGTGGGACGACAATTATCCCATGATGAGATATTTAGTATTCAAGATGAGCAAAAACAATTACGGACTAAATATCTTGAAAAACAACGAAAATTAAGTGAAGAACATGAATTAATGCCAAAAGGAAGCCGGTTGTCGCGTGATCGTCAGTTGGTTAATCTTTTTTTGAGTTTGAATGATTCAGTAGTAACCTTTAATAATAAAGTTCACGTATTTATTGATGGGAAAAAGAAGTTTGATAAGTTAATTGACGATATAAATCATGCAACTGATCATGTATATATTGAATACTATTCCTTTTATGCTGATAATCTAGGGAAGCGGGTGTTGGCAGCCTTAGAAGATGCGGCTGCACGAGGAGTAAAAGTCCGTGTTCTCTATGATTTAAGTGGGTCTCATGGAACTACTTTCAAATTTTTTAAGCATTTAGAAGAATTAGGTGGAGAAGCGCAAGCGTTTATTGCTGCTGCCAAAGCTTATTTTCAAACGCCACGGTTAAATTATCATCTTCACCGTAAACTAGCTATTATCGATGGCAAGATTGGTTACATTGGTGGATTCAATATCGGTGATCAATACCTTGGCGAAGATCCTAAGTTTGGTTATTGGCGTGATACCCACCTCCGTGTCGTCGGACAAGCAACGATGATGATGACAGTGCGGTTTGCAATGGACTGGAATACAACCTGTCGAAAAACTCATAAAAAGAAAATTGACCTTGAAAAAGAATTTAAGAATTTTGAACTGGTTGCACCAGATAGCGATCCAGATGAGGTCCCAATGCAAATCGTATCTTCTGGGCCGGATAATGAAAATTATTCGATTAGACGGGGATATGAATCAATTATTAGTTCGGCACGAAAATATGTTTATATTCAATCGCCATACCTTATTCCAGAAGATTCAGTGCTGGAAGCATTAGTAATTGCCGCAAGAAGTGGAATTGACGTCCGAATTATGATCCCATGCATGCCTGATCATCCATTTGTTTATCGGGCAACGGAATATTATGCTAAATACTTAGTGAACAACGGGGTAAAAGTTTACAAGTACGATAATGGCTTTATTCATTCAAAGACGATGGTTAGTGGGAGCAACATTGCTTCTGTTGGTTCGGCAAATATGGATTACCGTAGTTTTAGACTTAATTTTGAAGTCAATGCATTTGCGTATAATGAAAAACTAACAGCGCAGTTAAAGCAAGACTTTGAAAATGACATGAAAAAGAGTACGTTACTTACTCCTGAGTATTTTGCTAATCAGTCAAAGTGGCGGAAATTCAAGCAATACTTTTCTCGCTTGCTTTCACCAATACTATAA
- a CDS encoding APC family permease: MWRYLKRVLIGKPLKTLDEGQTHLTKFKALAMLSSDAISSVAYGPEQITTVLVTLSAAAIWYSIPIAAVVLVLLLAITLSYQQIIHAYPSGGGAYVVATRNWGSNGGLFAGGSLLVDYMLTVAVSTTSGVEAITSAVPALYKFSIPIGIVIVLLIMFMNLRGMSESANFLTIPVYFFVIMMIVMVVWGGYNIATGHIHYRAIVDYGTPVSGMSFVLLIRAFSAGSSSLTGVEAVSNAVPNFNKPKEKNASTTLAIMSAILAFFFIAIIFFSFYLGVVPNSRTTILSQMAAQIFGGHGLGFYLLQLSTAMILAVAANTGFSAFPILAFNMAKDKYMPHAFMDRGDRLGYSNGIISLAIGAIILILIFHGQTNMLIPLYAVGVFVPFTLSQSGMIIHWFREREGFWLGKAFINLVGALISFVLVICLFWQHFANVWPYLIIMPLLLWMFHSIHRHYVKVAAQLRVTEKTKVQLHDYDGATVIVLVGNVTRVTRGAINYARSIGDYVIAMHVSFDENPGKEHKTANEFKAEYPDVRFVDIHSSYRSIAKPTLRFVDVIAKRAEARNYSTTVLVPQFIPKHPWQLALHNQTSVRLRALLNSRENIIVASYNYHLQE, encoded by the coding sequence ATGTGGCGCTATTTGAAACGTGTTTTAATCGGGAAACCGTTAAAAACCCTTGATGAAGGGCAAACACACTTAACTAAATTTAAAGCATTAGCCATGCTTTCTTCTGACGCAATATCGTCAGTAGCATATGGACCAGAGCAAATTACAACTGTTCTGGTAACTTTATCCGCAGCAGCAATCTGGTATTCAATCCCGATTGCGGCAGTTGTGTTGGTCCTTTTGTTAGCTATCACGTTATCATACCAACAAATCATTCATGCCTATCCTAGTGGTGGTGGTGCTTATGTCGTTGCCACACGGAATTGGGGGAGTAATGGGGGATTATTTGCTGGAGGATCATTACTAGTTGACTATATGTTAACGGTGGCTGTTTCAACGACATCTGGAGTTGAAGCGATTACTTCGGCAGTTCCTGCTTTATATAAATTTTCAATTCCAATCGGGATCGTTATTGTCCTTTTAATCATGTTTATGAATTTACGGGGAATGAGTGAAAGTGCAAACTTCCTCACAATTCCGGTATATTTCTTTGTTATTATGATGATTGTGATGGTAGTGTGGGGTGGCTATAATATTGCCACTGGTCATATTCATTACCGGGCAATTGTTGATTATGGAACACCGGTATCGGGAATGTCATTTGTTTTGCTTATTCGGGCATTCTCAGCTGGTTCGTCATCCTTAACTGGGGTGGAAGCCGTAAGTAATGCTGTTCCTAACTTTAATAAGCCTAAAGAAAAGAATGCATCAACTACCCTGGCAATTATGAGTGCTATTTTAGCGTTCTTCTTTATTGCCATTATCTTCTTTAGTTTTTATCTGGGGGTAGTTCCTAATTCACGGACAACAATCCTCTCCCAAATGGCCGCACAAATCTTTGGTGGGCATGGGCTAGGCTTTTACCTCTTGCAACTTTCAACTGCAATGATTTTAGCGGTCGCTGCTAATACTGGTTTCTCAGCCTTTCCAATTCTTGCCTTTAATATGGCCAAAGATAAATATATGCCGCACGCGTTCATGGATCGTGGGGATCGGTTAGGTTACTCTAACGGGATTATTTCCTTGGCGATTGGAGCAATTATTTTGATCTTGATCTTCCATGGTCAGACTAATATGTTAATTCCGCTTTATGCAGTAGGGGTATTTGTTCCATTTACTTTATCGCAATCTGGGATGATTATTCACTGGTTTAGAGAACGGGAAGGTTTCTGGTTAGGGAAAGCCTTTATTAACCTAGTAGGAGCCTTGATTTCATTTGTTCTTGTCATTTGTTTGTTCTGGCAACACTTTGCAAATGTTTGGCCATACTTAATTATCATGCCGCTGCTTTTATGGATGTTCCATTCGATTCACCGGCACTATGTAAAAGTAGCCGCTCAGTTGCGGGTTACTGAAAAGACGAAAGTTCAATTACATGATTACGATGGTGCAACGGTGATTGTTTTAGTTGGTAATGTAACCCGGGTAACTCGTGGTGCAATTAATTACGCTCGGTCGATTGGTGATTATGTTATTGCCATGCATGTTTCGTTTGATGAAAATCCAGGCAAAGAGCATAAAACAGCAAATGAATTTAAAGCTGAATATCCAGATGTCCGTTTTGTTGATATTCACTCTTCGTACCGTTCAATCGCAAAACCAACGTTACGTTTTGTTGATGTGATTGCAAAACGAGCAGAAGCAAGAAATTATTCGACGACTGTTCTTGTTCCGCAATTTATTCCTAAACATCCATGGCAATTGGCCTTACATAATCAGACCAGTGTTCGTTTACGGGCGTTATTGAATTCCCGAGAGAATATTATTGTTGCTAGTTATAACTATCATCTTCAAGAATAG
- a CDS encoding APC family permease: MEKMKFQKITLFSGVMLALNSLIGSGWLFGAGTAAKVAGPAAILSWILGAIIIISIALTYVELGAMFPESGGMSRYAQYSHGPFLGFIAAWANWISLITLVPMEAVASVQYMSSWPWAWANWTHHFMKNGNITTPGLLVVFGFMLVFTLINFWSVKLMTRFTNLISIFKILLPTLTIVMLIAAGFHPSNFGHSVTTFIPYGSRSIFEAAAISGIIMSYDAFQTVINMGGEMINPHKNIVRGVLISMIITAVIYVMLQVAFIGAIDPNLLAQKGWHGINYTSPFADIAILLGMNWLAILLYMDAFVSPFGTGVAFVATASRALAAMTHTGHLPQWLGRLERRYMIPRLAMVVDLILAVVMVSLFRNWSLLATVITGSTLIAYLTGPVTVMSLRKMDANLKRPFHPHFMSWLAPFAFVLTSLSIYWTMWPTTVQVIGVILLGLPIYLYYEVKYRHASGLRDLRNSYWMLVYLVFISIVSYIGSEGFGGKDWLKYPWDFVVIIICSLGFYRWAVASRMKKVDPAAEKVNAKVKMPGKDQ; the protein is encoded by the coding sequence ATGGAAAAAATGAAATTCCAGAAGATAACGCTATTTTCTGGTGTAATGCTTGCCTTAAATTCCTTAATTGGTTCTGGGTGGTTGTTTGGTGCCGGAACTGCTGCAAAGGTTGCCGGACCAGCTGCTATTTTGTCATGGATCTTAGGAGCAATAATCATTATTAGCATTGCCCTTACTTATGTTGAATTAGGGGCAATGTTTCCAGAAAGCGGGGGAATGAGTCGTTATGCTCAGTATAGCCACGGTCCGTTTTTAGGCTTTATTGCTGCATGGGCAAATTGGATTTCATTAATCACTTTAGTCCCAATGGAAGCAGTGGCCTCGGTTCAATATATGAGCTCGTGGCCGTGGGCATGGGCAAATTGGACTCACCACTTTATGAAAAACGGTAATATTACGACTCCTGGATTATTAGTTGTATTTGGCTTTATGCTGGTTTTTACTTTGATCAATTTCTGGTCGGTAAAATTGATGACTCGCTTTACTAACTTAATATCAATTTTTAAGATTTTATTACCGACACTAACAATTGTGATGCTTATTGCGGCGGGTTTTCATCCTAGTAATTTTGGTCATAGCGTAACTACTTTTATACCATATGGTAGCCGGTCAATCTTTGAAGCAGCTGCTATTTCTGGAATTATTATGTCTTATGATGCCTTTCAAACGGTAATCAACATGGGAGGAGAAATGATTAATCCTCATAAAAATATCGTGCGAGGCGTATTGATTTCAATGATTATTACCGCTGTGATCTATGTCATGTTACAAGTTGCCTTTATTGGAGCGATTGATCCGAATTTATTAGCGCAAAAAGGATGGCATGGGATTAACTATACGTCTCCATTTGCTGATATTGCGATCCTGCTGGGGATGAATTGGCTTGCAATTTTGCTATATATGGATGCTTTTGTTTCACCATTTGGGACAGGGGTTGCGTTCGTGGCGACTGCCTCACGAGCATTGGCAGCAATGACTCATACTGGACATTTGCCTCAATGGTTGGGACGGCTAGAACGGCGCTACATGATTCCGCGGCTTGCAATGGTTGTGGATCTAATTTTAGCGGTGGTAATGGTTAGTCTCTTCAGAAATTGGAGTTTGTTAGCCACTGTAATTACCGGTTCAACCTTAATTGCTTATCTTACCGGGCCAGTTACTGTAATGTCGCTTCGCAAAATGGATGCTAATTTAAAGCGGCCGTTTCATCCGCATTTTATGTCCTGGTTGGCGCCATTTGCATTTGTCTTGACGAGCCTTTCAATTTATTGGACAATGTGGCCGACGACTGTTCAGGTAATTGGGGTTATCTTATTAGGCTTACCAATTTATCTTTATTATGAAGTTAAGTATCGTCACGCATCAGGGCTACGTGACTTACGCAATAGTTATTGGATGTTGGTTTATCTTGTTTTTATCTCAATAGTTTCTTACATTGGGAGTGAAGGATTTGGCGGCAAGGACTGGTTGAAGTACCCATGGGATTTTGTTGTTATTATCATCTGCTCGCTAGGATTTTACCGGTGGGCTGTGGCTAGCCGGATGAAAAAAGTCGATCCTGCGGCAGAAAAGGTTAATGCCAAGGTAAAGATGCCAGGAAAAGATCAATAG
- a CDS encoding YbaK/EbsC family protein: MKKLKENLSTSRFSFAHPEELAMKLGITSGAVSPFNLFNDKQHQVTFIIDADIFKNEELIGCHPNINTATVILRTKDLLQIIKLNGNSVKAVQL, encoded by the coding sequence ATGAAAAAATTGAAAGAGAATCTATCGACTAGTCGGTTTTCATTTGCCCACCCAGAAGAATTAGCTATGAAGTTAGGAATAACAAGTGGGGCTGTTTCACCCTTTAACTTGTTTAATGATAAACAACATCAGGTTACCTTTATTATTGATGCTGATATCTTTAAGAACGAGGAGTTAATAGGGTGTCACCCAAACATTAATACGGCCACAGTGATTTTGAGAACAAAAGATTTGCTTCAAATAATAAAGTTGAATGGTAATTCAGTTAAGGCGGTTCAACTATAA
- the groL gene encoding chaperonin GroEL (60 kDa chaperone family; promotes refolding of misfolded polypeptides especially under stressful conditions; forms two stacked rings of heptamers to form a barrel-shaped 14mer; ends can be capped by GroES; misfolded proteins enter the barrel where they are refolded when GroES binds), translated as MAKEIKFSEDARSAMLSGVDKLADTVKTTMGPKGRNVVLEQSYGTPTITNDGVTIAKSIELEDHFENMGAKLVSEVASKTNDIAGDGTTTATVLTQAIVNAGMKNVTSGANPVGIRRGIDKATETAVEALKKMSHDVKTKDDIEQIASISAANPEVGKLIADAMEKVGNDGVITIEDSRGVDTSVDVVEGMSFDRGYMSQYMVTDNDKMEADLDNPYILITDKKISNIQDILPLLQSVVQEGRALLIIADDITGEALPTLVLNKIRGTFNVVSVKAPGFGDRRKAQLQDIAVLTGGTVISDDLGMSLKDATVDQLGQANKVTVTKDATTIVDGAGSKEAIQERVDQIKQEIAKSTSDFDKEKLQERLAKLSGGVAVVKVGAATETELKEKKYRIEDALNATRAAVQEGFVPGGGTALINVIPALDKINAEGDELTGINIVKAALEAPVRQIAENAGVEGSVIVNELKNEKEGIGYNAADGKFEDMIKAGIVDPTMVTRSALQNAASVSALLLTTEAVVADKPDPNANNQAPAAPQGGMGGMM; from the coding sequence ATGGCAAAAGAAATTAAGTTTTCTGAAGACGCACGGAGCGCAATGCTCAGTGGTGTTGATAAATTAGCAGATACTGTTAAGACAACAATGGGTCCAAAGGGACGGAATGTTGTTTTGGAACAAAGCTATGGTACACCTACTATTACTAATGATGGTGTTACAATCGCTAAGAGCATTGAATTAGAAGACCACTTTGAAAATATGGGTGCAAAGCTTGTTTCCGAAGTTGCTTCAAAGACTAACGATATCGCTGGTGACGGTACTACTACTGCTACTGTTTTAACGCAAGCAATTGTAAATGCCGGAATGAAGAACGTTACATCAGGTGCAAACCCGGTTGGTATTCGTCGTGGTATTGACAAGGCTACTGAGACTGCTGTTGAAGCATTAAAGAAGATGTCTCATGATGTAAAGACTAAGGATGATATCGAACAAATCGCTTCTATTTCAGCTGCTAATCCCGAAGTTGGTAAGTTAATTGCTGATGCGATGGAAAAGGTTGGTAATGATGGTGTTATTACCATTGAAGACTCTCGTGGGGTTGATACCAGCGTTGACGTTGTTGAAGGAATGAGCTTTGATCGTGGTTACATGTCACAATACATGGTAACTGATAACGACAAGATGGAAGCAGACCTTGACAATCCATACATTTTGATCACTGATAAGAAGATCAGTAACATTCAAGATATTTTGCCATTGCTTCAATCAGTTGTTCAAGAAGGCCGTGCTCTCTTGATTATTGCTGATGACATTACTGGTGAAGCATTGCCAACACTTGTTTTGAACAAGATCCGTGGTACCTTTAATGTTGTTTCTGTTAAGGCTCCAGGCTTCGGTGACCGTCGTAAGGCCCAACTTCAAGATATTGCCGTATTAACAGGTGGTACTGTTATTTCTGATGACCTTGGTATGAGTCTTAAGGACGCTACTGTTGATCAATTAGGTCAAGCAAACAAGGTTACAGTTACTAAGGATGCTACCACAATTGTTGACGGTGCCGGTTCAAAGGAAGCTATCCAAGAACGGGTAGACCAAATTAAGCAAGAAATTGCTAAGTCTACTTCTGACTTTGACAAGGAAAAGCTCCAAGAACGTCTTGCAAAGCTTTCTGGTGGTGTTGCAGTTGTTAAGGTTGGTGCCGCAACTGAAACCGAACTAAAGGAAAAGAAGTACCGGATTGAAGATGCCTTAAATGCTACTCGTGCTGCCGTTCAAGAAGGATTTGTTCCTGGTGGTGGTACTGCTTTGATCAACGTTATTCCTGCTCTTGACAAGATTAACGCTGAAGGTGACGAATTAACTGGTATTAATATCGTTAAGGCTGCTCTTGAAGCTCCAGTTCGTCAAATCGCAGAAAACGCCGGTGTTGAAGGTTCAGTTATTGTTAATGAATTAAAGAACGAAAAAGAAGGTATTGGTTACAACGCTGCAGATGGCAAGTTTGAAGATATGATCAAGGCTGGTATTGTTGATCCAACAATGGTTACCCGGTCTGCTCTTCAAAACGCTGCTTCCGTATCAGCATTGCTTCTTACTACTGAAGCAGTTGTTGCTGATAAGCCAGATCCAAATGCAAATAACCAAGCTCCTGCTGCTCCACAAGGCGGCATGGGCGGTATGATGTAA
- the groES gene encoding co-chaperone GroES: MLKPLGDRVVLKAETEEEKTVGGIVLASNVKEKPTTGKVIAVGEGRTLENGQKLAPAVKEGDRVLFDKYAGNEVEYDGEKYLVVHAKDLVAIVE; encoded by the coding sequence GTGTTAAAACCATTAGGAGATCGCGTTGTTCTAAAAGCTGAAACTGAAGAAGAAAAGACAGTTGGTGGAATTGTCCTTGCTTCCAATGTAAAGGAAAAGCCAACTACTGGAAAGGTTATTGCCGTTGGAGAAGGTCGTACTTTAGAAAACGGACAAAAGCTTGCTCCAGCTGTTAAGGAAGGCGACCGCGTATTATTTGACAAGTACGCAGGTAACGAAGTTGAATATGATGGTGAAAAGTACTTAGTTGTTCACGCTAAGGACTTAGTAGCAATCGTTGAATAG
- a CDS encoding redox-sensing transcriptional repressor Rex: MANKKIPRATAKRLPIYFRYLNVLKDANKQRVSSTELSEAVQVDSATIRRDFSYFGELGKRGYGYDVESLLKFFKGILHQDSLVSVALVGVGSLGSALLNFNFHQDTNLRISAAFDTKPEYANTVKSGIPIYTSEDMVKQLKEQQIDVVILTVPGIKAQHVADQLVEAGVKGILNFTPVRLSVPKNVQVQNIDLTNELQTLIYFIKNYTEDSVE; this comes from the coding sequence ATGGCTAATAAAAAGATTCCACGCGCGACTGCGAAACGGTTGCCAATATATTTCCGTTATTTAAATGTATTGAAAGACGCAAATAAGCAACGGGTATCATCAACTGAACTTTCGGAGGCTGTGCAAGTTGATTCGGCAACGATTCGTCGTGACTTTTCATATTTTGGTGAATTAGGTAAGCGGGGATACGGTTATGACGTTGAAAGTCTATTAAAGTTTTTTAAAGGAATCTTACACCAAGACTCATTAGTTAGTGTTGCCTTAGTTGGGGTTGGTAGTTTGGGAAGTGCCTTGTTAAACTTTAATTTCCACCAAGATACCAATTTACGGATCAGTGCGGCATTTGATACTAAGCCAGAATATGCCAATACAGTCAAAAGCGGTATTCCAATTTACACATCCGAGGATATGGTAAAGCAGTTAAAAGAGCAACAGATTGATGTTGTTATTCTAACCGTTCCAGGAATCAAGGCCCAACATGTTGCGGACCAATTAGTTGAAGCTGGTGTGAAGGGAATTCTTAACTTTACTCCTGTTCGTTTATCTGTGCCAAAAAATGTTCAAGTTCAAAACATTGACTTAACAAACGAACTTCAAACGTTGATCTACTTTATTAAAAATTACACTGAAGACTCAGTTGAATAA
- a CDS encoding ABC-F family ATP-binding cassette domain-containing protein: MLLLQTNDVVCRFGADVLFHNMNMQIQEHGRTALVGRNGAGKTTLLKMIAGITEPDEGTITKVKDLTIGYLAQDQGLDSQNSIWTELDTVFAPLHKMETQIHDLEQQLADLDSSDSNYQQILSTYDNLQTAFKKQGGFEYESRMRGILHGFGFGEDSYDTPINSLSGGQKTKLALAKILLQAPGLLILDEPTNHLDMNVLSWLEDYLKSYQGALLIVSHDRYFLDRVVNDVYDLDNKTLTHYTGNYTQFVKHKQERLEAEWKHYDQQQKKIAKLEDFVNRNIVRASTTKRAQARRKQLEKMERLERPETDDKSIHFQFHSEKDSGNEVLDVEQAKVGYDEQILAGPLSFNVRKPQRVGIIGPNGIGKSTLLKSILHKIPLISGTIKLGANLDIGYYDQEQQQLHPNKTVLEEVWDDHPEVPEKDIRSLLGSFLFVGDDVYKVVHDLSGGEKARLELTKLSFKPINFLILDEPTNHLDIDSREVLENAINEFSGTVLFISHDRYFINQVATDILAMEHDGIKHYEGNYDDYLIAKEKESSSEAASHNSTTITKAPAGKQSYQQSKEQQRARRKIQRQVDELEQQMAELEEKQTAIQEQMSQPEIATDIGKLTDLQKELDELSAKSEEFELAWTEAAEKLEEFDQEN; this comes from the coding sequence ATGTTACTTTTACAGACAAATGACGTTGTGTGTCGATTTGGCGCGGACGTTTTATTTCACAATATGAACATGCAAATCCAAGAGCATGGCCGTACTGCGCTTGTTGGGCGTAATGGTGCTGGTAAAACGACCTTGTTAAAAATGATCGCTGGAATCACCGAACCAGATGAAGGAACAATTACGAAGGTTAAAGATTTGACAATTGGTTACTTGGCCCAGGATCAAGGACTCGATAGTCAAAATAGCATTTGGACTGAACTAGATACTGTCTTTGCTCCTCTCCACAAAATGGAAACGCAAATCCACGATCTTGAACAACAGCTCGCTGACCTTGATAGTTCCGATAGCAATTATCAACAAATTCTTTCAACATACGATAATTTACAAACTGCCTTTAAGAAACAGGGTGGTTTCGAATACGAATCACGTATGCGGGGAATTCTACATGGATTTGGTTTTGGCGAAGATAGTTATGATACGCCAATTAATTCCCTTTCAGGAGGGCAAAAAACTAAACTCGCCTTAGCAAAGATCCTTCTGCAAGCACCGGGGCTTTTGATTCTAGATGAACCGACTAACCACCTCGACATGAACGTTCTTTCATGGTTAGAAGATTATCTTAAAAGTTATCAAGGTGCATTGCTTATCGTCTCTCACGACCGTTACTTCTTAGATCGTGTTGTCAACGATGTTTATGATCTCGATAATAAAACACTCACCCACTATACTGGTAACTACACGCAATTTGTTAAACACAAGCAAGAACGATTAGAAGCAGAGTGGAAACACTATGACCAACAACAAAAAAAGATTGCTAAGTTAGAAGACTTTGTTAACCGAAATATTGTTCGTGCCTCAACAACTAAACGTGCTCAGGCGCGGCGAAAGCAATTAGAAAAAATGGAGCGGCTTGAGCGTCCAGAAACTGATGATAAATCAATCCATTTTCAATTCCATTCTGAAAAAGATAGCGGAAATGAAGTTCTTGATGTGGAGCAGGCAAAAGTTGGCTACGATGAACAGATCCTTGCTGGGCCGCTTTCATTTAATGTCCGCAAGCCGCAGCGTGTTGGGATTATCGGACCAAATGGAATCGGAAAATCAACTTTACTTAAATCTATTCTCCATAAAATTCCGTTAATTAGTGGAACAATCAAACTCGGTGCTAACCTCGATATCGGTTACTATGACCAGGAACAGCAACAATTACATCCAAATAAAACAGTTTTAGAAGAAGTATGGGATGACCATCCAGAAGTACCTGAAAAAGATATTCGCTCATTATTAGGTAGTTTCTTATTCGTTGGTGATGATGTTTATAAAGTTGTTCATGACCTATCTGGTGGTGAAAAAGCACGATTGGAGTTAACTAAGCTCTCATTTAAACCGATTAATTTTCTTATCCTTGATGAACCGACTAACCACTTAGATATCGATAGTCGAGAAGTGCTTGAAAACGCAATTAACGAATTTAGCGGAACCGTTCTCTTTATTTCTCACGACCGTTACTTTATTAATCAGGTTGCAACCGATATCTTAGCAATGGAACACGACGGAATTAAACATTACGAAGGCAATTATGATGACTACCTAATTGCTAAGGAAAAAGAAAGTTCATCTGAAGCTGCTTCACATAATTCCACCACCATTACTAAAGCACCAGCTGGTAAACAATCTTATCAGCAAAGCAAAGAACAGCAGCGCGCTCGCCGAAAAATTCAGCGACAAGTCGATGAGCTAGAACAACAGATGGCGGAATTAGAAGAAAAACAAACCGCAATCCAAGAACAAATGAGTCAACCAGAGATCGCTACGGATATTGGAAAATTAACCGATCTTCAAAAAGAACTTGATGAATTATCAGCTAAATCTGAAGAATTTGAACTTGCATGGACAGAAGCAGCAGAAAAACTGGAAGAATTTGATCAAGAAAACTAA